One genomic window of Penaeus chinensis breed Huanghai No. 1 chromosome 35, ASM1920278v2, whole genome shotgun sequence includes the following:
- the LOC125044338 gene encoding uncharacterized protein LOC125044338, protein MLDEQYFTLKSCWCYSLREGCLAISISRLVISLLNLPRPCIALSQFVSDSINQQDSIYKDKFFICIVLILIAAANVIGSIILIAGVLKRHRSMMKTWVYFVVLFVAAHVYNMFKNQGPRNGVQFLLSAIDIVFAFYCMSVIRCYYLSVEVSVGLEAHSPPRSDTAVDEEMLQTAAEQETAMSDQRLWNAAFSA, encoded by the exons ATG TTAGATGAACAATACTTTACTCTGAAGAGTTGCTGGTGTTACAGTCTGAGAGAAGGATGTCTAGCCATTAGTATCTCCCGACTG GTAATCAGTCTCCTGAACTTACCAAGACCATGCATCGCTCTCTCCCAATTCGTCAGCGATTCCATCAACCAACAAGACAGCATTTATAAAG ACAAATTCTTCATATGCATCGTTTTAATCCTAATAGCTGCGGCTAATGTCATCGGCAGTATCATCCTAATTGCCGGCGTCCTAAAG CGGCACCGAAGCATGATGAAGACGTGGGTGTACTTCGTCGTCCTCTTCGTGGCCGCACACGTTTACAACATGTTTAAGAATCAGGGTCCTCGCAACGGCGTTCAATTCCTCCTGTCTGCGATAGACATTGTTTTCGCCTTTTATTGCATGTCCGTGATACGCTGCTATTATCTATCG GTGGAGGTTAGTGTGGGTCTCGAAGCCCATTCTCCTCCCCGTTCGGACACCGCTGTCGATGAAGAGATGTTGCAAACTGCTGCAGAACAGGAAACTGCAATGTCAGACCAAAGATTGTGGAATGCAGCTTTTAGTGCTTGA